One segment of Cryomorphaceae bacterium DNA contains the following:
- a CDS encoding 3-hydroxyacyl-ACP dehydratase — translation METMLADKEAVLKMIPQAPPMVMIDHLLRTDDVVTETSFAITADNVFCSNGHFSASGLTENIAQTAAVRGGYLAMSEQKEVNIGFIGAIRKLVVHSLPKVGDTIETRIEVKNRVLSFALVSGQVYRNGQLMAECDMRIFEKIE, via the coding sequence ATGGAAACCATGCTGGCAGATAAGGAAGCGGTGTTAAAAATGATTCCGCAGGCACCACCGATGGTGATGATTGATCACCTGTTGCGAACAGATGATGTGGTAACCGAAACCTCTTTCGCCATCACTGCCGACAATGTGTTCTGTAGCAATGGGCATTTTTCTGCTTCAGGTCTCACAGAGAATATCGCGCAAACTGCGGCTGTGAGGGGCGGATACCTGGCCATGTCTGAACAAAAGGAAGTGAACATCGGTTTCATCGGAGCCATCCGGAAGCTCGTTGTGCATAGCCTTCCAAAAGTTGGTGATACCATCGAAACCAGAATTGAGGTGAAAAACCGCGTATTAAGTTTTGCATTGGTATCCGGACAAGTATATCGCAACGGCCAGTTGATGGCTGAATGTGATATGCGCATCTTCGAAAAAATAGAATAG
- a CDS encoding methyltransferase domain-containing protein produces MNNMPEPRKDLTAVDAKFEAQKLSFAPVAFQCARVLRETGILKAVADAGDAGISVEDISNQTGISAYGVRVLLDMGASLYLVDYRGDAFVLMKTGYFMLHDEMTRVNMDFIHDVCYKGLFFLEESIREERPAGLDVFGKWNTIYEALAELPEQVRKSWFAFDHYYSDNAFPTALKLIFDENPPRRLFDVGGNTGRWALQCVQYNPDVEVTILDLPGQLRDAAQNAREHGVENRIHGHVINLLNAHDQFPQGADAIWMSQFLDCFSEQEILSILQRAAASMSENTRLYINETYWDRQRFEAATYSLNATSLYFTAMANGNSRMYHSRDMIRLVHRAGLIVDKDVDHIGMGHTIFRCRLA; encoded by the coding sequence ATGAACAACATGCCCGAACCGCGCAAAGACCTTACGGCAGTAGATGCCAAGTTCGAAGCGCAAAAACTCAGTTTTGCACCCGTAGCTTTTCAGTGCGCGAGGGTGCTGCGGGAAACCGGAATTCTTAAGGCGGTGGCGGATGCAGGAGATGCGGGCATTTCGGTGGAAGACATCTCGAACCAAACCGGAATCTCTGCTTATGGTGTTCGTGTATTGCTCGATATGGGTGCCAGCCTCTATCTGGTGGATTACCGGGGCGATGCCTTCGTGCTCATGAAAACGGGCTACTTCATGCTTCACGATGAAATGACCCGTGTGAACATGGATTTCATTCACGACGTATGCTACAAAGGATTGTTCTTTTTGGAAGAATCCATCCGCGAAGAGCGCCCCGCTGGTCTTGATGTATTTGGGAAATGGAACACCATCTACGAGGCCCTTGCCGAACTTCCTGAGCAGGTTCGCAAAAGCTGGTTTGCTTTTGATCACTACTACTCAGATAATGCCTTCCCAACGGCCCTCAAACTCATTTTTGACGAAAACCCACCAAGACGTTTGTTTGATGTAGGCGGCAATACCGGGCGCTGGGCGCTTCAGTGCGTGCAGTACAACCCCGATGTGGAAGTAACCATCCTCGATCTTCCGGGGCAACTGCGCGATGCGGCGCAAAATGCCCGCGAGCATGGTGTGGAAAACCGCATCCACGGCCACGTAATCAATTTGCTCAACGCACACGATCAATTCCCCCAAGGAGCAGATGCTATCTGGATGAGCCAGTTTTTGGATTGTTTTTCCGAACAGGAAATACTCAGTATCCTTCAAAGGGCTGCTGCATCCATGTCGGAAAATACCCGCCTCTACATCAACGAAACCTACTGGGACCGGCAGCGCTTTGAAGCCGCAACCTACAGTCTCAACGCCACTTCACTCTACTTTACCGCCATGGCAAATGGCAACAGCCGCATGTATCACTCCCGCGATATGATTCGCCTTGTGCACCGGGCGGGTCTTATTGTTGACAAGGATGTAGATCATATCGGAATGGGTCATACCATCTTCCGGTGCCGGCTTGCCTGA
- the fabG gene encoding 3-oxoacyl-ACP reductase FabG: MSNKYALITGGSRGIGRAVALQLAGMGYDILINYRSASDAAEETRAQVQALGKQASLIQFDVRNATHVSDAIKQWLADHEGAKIEVLVNNAGIRKDGLMVWMSDEDWRDVLDTSLDGAFFVTRALLEHMLRNKYGRIINVASLSGLKGMPGQVNYSAAKAAMIGATKALAQEVARKNITVNAVAPGFIRTDMTADIDENEYKGIIPMKRFGTPEEVAAVVGFLASPVASYVTGEVISVNGGLY; the protein is encoded by the coding sequence ATGAGCAATAAGTACGCATTGATAACCGGAGGCTCACGCGGAATTGGTCGGGCAGTAGCGCTCCAACTGGCCGGTATGGGCTACGACATTCTGATTAATTACCGGAGTGCATCAGATGCTGCCGAAGAAACCCGTGCGCAGGTACAAGCATTGGGGAAACAGGCTTCCTTGATTCAGTTCGACGTGCGAAATGCCACCCATGTGAGCGATGCAATTAAACAATGGCTCGCAGACCATGAAGGTGCCAAAATCGAGGTGCTTGTAAACAATGCCGGTATTCGCAAAGACGGATTGATGGTTTGGATGAGTGATGAAGACTGGCGCGATGTGCTGGATACCAGTTTGGATGGTGCTTTCTTTGTTACCCGTGCGCTTTTGGAACACATGTTGCGCAACAAATACGGACGCATCATCAACGTTGCTTCTCTATCAGGTTTGAAAGGAATGCCCGGACAAGTGAATTATTCAGCGGCCAAAGCAGCCATGATTGGCGCAACCAAGGCACTCGCGCAAGAAGTTGCCCGAAAAAATATTACGGTTAACGCGGTGGCTCCCGGGTTCATCAGGACAGATATGACGGCCGATATTGACGAAAACGAATACAAGGGCATTATTCCCATGAAGCGCTTCGGAACTCCCGAGGAAGTAGCAGCGGTGGTTGGATTTCTTGCCTCTCCTGTCGCGTCGTATGTAACCGGTGAAGTGATTTCGGTAAACGGAGGATTGTATTGA
- a CDS encoding aromatic amino acid lyase, translating to MEIGKGNLDINQFNGIVSGNEKVQLSSEALKRVSDSYSFLEQFARDKVIYGINTGFGPMAQYRIPDEKGRDLQLNLIRSHASGHGEPLGATDVRALMLCRLNTLMLGYSGVHPDVVHCLASFLNEGITPYIPEHGGVGASGDLVQLAHLAHTMIGEGQVVHNGQIIRVREVPGASSLRFTDIHIREGLAIMNGTAAMSGIGLHNITRATRLVRWSTQLSAIINELMESYDDHVSLELNQAKKHRGQQVVAAAMRALFSESKLIKLRTDRMYKGTNGEAVFKEKVQEYYSLRCVPQILGPVLDTVRHAERILLEEVNSANDNPIIDVASENVFHGGNFHGDYAAFEMDKLKIGITKLSMLAERQLNYLVNHKLNEKLPPFLNLGELGFNFGLQGMQFTAVSTTAENQTLSNPMYIHSIPNNNDNQDVVSMGANAALLAQRVITNAQRVLAIEAIAVCQAVDCLRCEDKLSGAGRELYNLVRAQIPAFIEDTPGTDWINAMIEIMNHHNPIELEK from the coding sequence ATGGAAATCGGAAAAGGAAACCTCGATATCAACCAGTTTAACGGAATTGTCTCCGGCAATGAAAAGGTGCAGCTTAGCAGCGAAGCCCTGAAACGGGTTTCCGACAGCTATTCTTTCCTTGAGCAATTTGCCCGCGACAAGGTTATCTACGGAATCAATACAGGCTTCGGGCCCATGGCTCAGTACCGTATTCCGGACGAAAAAGGGCGCGACCTTCAGCTTAATCTTATTCGCAGTCATGCTTCAGGTCACGGTGAGCCCCTTGGAGCAACGGATGTGCGGGCATTGATGCTTTGCCGTCTCAATACGCTTATGCTGGGATACTCCGGAGTGCACCCGGATGTAGTTCACTGCCTCGCCTCTTTTCTCAATGAAGGCATAACACCCTATATTCCAGAGCACGGTGGAGTGGGGGCCAGTGGCGACCTTGTGCAGCTCGCGCATTTAGCCCATACCATGATCGGCGAGGGTCAAGTGGTACACAATGGTCAAATCATTCGGGTGCGGGAAGTGCCGGGAGCATCATCACTACGGTTTACAGACATCCATATTCGCGAGGGCCTTGCGATTATGAACGGCACTGCGGCCATGTCGGGCATTGGGTTGCACAACATCACCAGAGCCACACGATTGGTGCGATGGAGCACACAGCTTTCGGCCATTATTAACGAACTGATGGAATCCTACGACGACCACGTGTCCTTAGAACTCAATCAGGCCAAAAAACACCGCGGACAGCAGGTGGTGGCTGCGGCCATGCGTGCGCTTTTCAGTGAGAGCAAGCTCATCAAGCTTCGCACGGATAGGATGTACAAGGGCACCAACGGTGAGGCAGTCTTCAAAGAGAAAGTGCAGGAGTATTACTCGCTTCGATGTGTGCCGCAAATCCTCGGCCCAGTGCTGGACACTGTGCGCCACGCAGAACGCATATTACTGGAGGAGGTGAACTCTGCCAACGACAATCCCATCATTGATGTGGCAAGTGAGAACGTTTTTCACGGCGGTAATTTTCACGGCGATTACGCTGCCTTTGAAATGGATAAACTCAAAATTGGCATCACTAAACTCAGCATGCTGGCCGAAAGGCAACTGAACTACCTGGTGAATCACAAACTCAACGAAAAACTGCCTCCTTTCCTGAATCTGGGAGAACTCGGCTTTAATTTTGGTTTGCAGGGTATGCAGTTTACCGCTGTGTCAACCACCGCAGAGAATCAAACCCTCAGCAACCCGATGTACATCCACAGCATCCCGAACAATAACGACAATCAGGATGTAGTAAGTATGGGTGCCAACGCGGCACTGTTGGCCCAAAGGGTGATTACCAATGCCCAACGCGTGCTGGCCATTGAAGCGATTGCGGTATGCCAGGCGGTTGATTGCTTGAGGTGCGAAGACAAACTTTCGGGCGCCGGCCGCGAATTGTACAACCTGGTGAGGGCGCAGATTCCGGCATTTATTGAAGACACTCCGGGCACGGATTGGATCAACGCCATGATAGAAATTATGAATCACCACAACCCCATTGAACTCGAAAAATGA
- a CDS encoding acyl carrier protein: MEMSEIISTANAFLTEEFEVDEQAIEGSANFHEILDLDSLDYVDLVVIVDEHFGFKMTADDFKKITTFDDFYGFIAKHSPVNK; the protein is encoded by the coding sequence ATGGAAATGAGCGAAATCATAAGCACTGCCAACGCATTTTTGACGGAGGAATTTGAGGTTGATGAACAAGCGATCGAAGGAAGTGCCAACTTTCACGAAATACTCGACCTTGACAGCCTCGATTACGTGGACCTCGTGGTGATTGTAGATGAGCATTTTGGGTTTAAAATGACCGCCGACGATTTCAAGAAAATCACCACCTTCGACGATTTCTACGGTTTCATAGCCAAACACTCACCCGTCAACAAATAG
- a CDS encoding acyl-CoA thioesterase — MEVVWHGNYLHYFEEAREAFGRKYGIGYTDVKAQSLQVPVVHSEVAYKRPLRYGDQMRVEVRFENSPAAKIIFHYSIFRLEDHALMATGKTIQVFTDFSGELQLVLPPYFEQWKAKWL, encoded by the coding sequence ATGGAAGTGGTATGGCACGGAAACTACCTTCACTACTTTGAAGAAGCGCGCGAAGCATTTGGACGCAAGTACGGAATAGGGTATACCGACGTAAAAGCGCAATCCCTTCAGGTTCCGGTTGTTCACTCCGAAGTAGCCTACAAACGACCCTTGCGCTACGGAGACCAAATGCGGGTGGAGGTGCGTTTTGAGAATTCGCCGGCTGCCAAGATAATTTTCCACTACAGTATTTTCCGTCTTGAAGATCATGCGCTCATGGCCACCGGAAAAACCATTCAGGTTTTTACCGATTTTTCGGGTGAACTTCAACTTGTATTGCCCCCTTACTTTGAGCAGTGGAAGGCCAAATGGTTGTAG
- a CDS encoding beta-ketoacyl-[acyl-carrier-protein] synthase family protein translates to MSQRRVVVTGIGIYSCLGLDLNEVTASLRAGKSGIVLDPVRKEFGYRSGLTGMVPAPDLKGLIGRRQRIQLSEEAEFAVMSTREALANAGLDEGYFDEHEVGILFGNDSSAKAVIESNDVVRERKDTTMVGSGSIFQSMNSTVTMNLSTIYRLRGINMTVSAACASGSHSIGMAYFLIRSGLQDMVVCGGAQEVHHYSMSSFDGIGAFSIREHEPTKASRPFDRDRDGLIPSGGAATLIVESLESALRRGANILAEIVGYGFSSNGEHISQPSVDGPRRSLEMALRDARMKASEIDYLNAHATSTPIGDASEAQAIHSVFGESNTPVSSTKSMTGHECWMAGASEVVYSLLMMHNDFIAPNINFENPCEHSAKLNIIAATRSQKIDVFLSNSFGFGGTNSSLILKKYKG, encoded by the coding sequence ATGAGCCAACGGAGGGTTGTTGTAACGGGCATCGGGATATACTCCTGCCTGGGTCTGGATCTCAACGAGGTAACGGCTTCATTGCGCGCAGGTAAATCGGGCATTGTTCTCGACCCGGTTCGCAAGGAATTTGGCTATCGCTCCGGACTCACCGGAATGGTTCCCGCCCCTGATTTGAAGGGTTTGATTGGCCGACGTCAGCGCATTCAGCTTTCTGAAGAGGCAGAATTTGCCGTGATGTCAACCCGTGAAGCCCTGGCCAACGCGGGTCTCGACGAGGGTTACTTCGATGAGCACGAAGTGGGAATTCTCTTCGGAAACGACAGCTCCGCCAAAGCCGTCATCGAGTCGAACGACGTGGTACGCGAGCGGAAAGACACCACCATGGTGGGCTCAGGGTCTATATTTCAAAGTATGAACTCCACGGTAACCATGAACCTGAGCACCATATATCGGTTACGGGGCATCAACATGACAGTCAGTGCGGCCTGCGCCAGTGGTTCGCACTCCATAGGAATGGCGTATTTCCTGATCAGAAGTGGTCTTCAGGATATGGTGGTCTGCGGTGGAGCACAGGAGGTCCATCATTATTCCATGAGCAGCTTCGACGGAATCGGCGCCTTCTCCATTCGTGAGCACGAACCCACCAAAGCTTCGCGTCCGTTCGATCGCGATCGCGACGGGCTGATTCCTTCAGGAGGTGCTGCAACACTCATTGTAGAAAGCCTTGAATCTGCCCTTCGAAGAGGTGCAAACATCCTGGCCGAAATCGTGGGATACGGCTTTTCATCCAACGGTGAGCACATTTCTCAACCCAGTGTAGATGGTCCGAGGCGAAGTCTTGAGATGGCACTTCGTGATGCCAGAATGAAAGCCTCCGAAATCGACTACCTGAACGCACACGCAACCTCCACACCCATTGGAGATGCCAGCGAGGCACAGGCCATCCATTCCGTTTTTGGGGAATCCAACACTCCGGTAAGTTCCACCAAATCCATGACCGGCCATGAATGCTGGATGGCAGGAGCAAGTGAGGTAGTGTACTCACTACTCATGATGCACAATGATTTTATCGCACCGAATATCAACTTCGAAAACCCCTGTGAGCACTCGGCAAAACTCAACATCATTGCCGCTACCAGAAGTCAAAAGATAGACGTATTTTTGTCAAACTCTTTCGGCTTTGGCGGTACCAATTCATCGCTGATACTGAAAAAATACAAGGGCTGA
- a CDS encoding lipid A biosynthesis acyltransferase encodes MATWQGKSRGTVLGYRIFFWTLRTFGVKGAYLLLRFVTFYYFLFAGKAVRAQMQYFEQVHGWTGSKARIAAYKNLVQFGQTLIDKAVVMSGAIDVPFGIIRDGEEHIADALDAGKGLLLISAHVGNWEVAGHMLNKFDTPVNLVMMDAEREQLKKYLENIMAQRALNIIPIGDDLSHLVAIKQAFDRKEIVALHGDRFVEGQRTHTTEFFGKPAQFPLGPFILAEKMKVPVLYVFCMKRSALTYHFYAHTTEAAQTAAEYAALFNRLLEQKVMAYPHQWYNYYDFWALKEANNNGNHAGR; translated from the coding sequence ATGGCCACCTGGCAAGGAAAGTCCAGGGGTACAGTCCTCGGTTACCGCATTTTTTTCTGGACCCTCCGCACATTCGGTGTGAAAGGCGCATACCTGCTGTTGAGGTTTGTGACGTTTTACTACTTTCTCTTCGCCGGAAAAGCCGTGCGTGCTCAGATGCAGTACTTTGAGCAGGTGCACGGCTGGACAGGGAGTAAAGCGCGCATAGCGGCCTACAAAAACCTGGTGCAATTCGGGCAAACGCTGATTGACAAAGCTGTGGTAATGTCGGGTGCGATTGACGTGCCTTTCGGCATTATCCGCGACGGTGAAGAGCACATAGCCGATGCACTCGATGCCGGCAAAGGTTTGCTGCTTATCAGTGCACATGTAGGAAACTGGGAAGTTGCCGGACACATGCTCAACAAGTTTGATACACCCGTAAACCTCGTGATGATGGACGCCGAGCGCGAGCAACTCAAAAAGTACCTCGAAAACATCATGGCGCAGCGGGCGCTCAACATCATCCCTATTGGCGACGACCTTTCGCATCTCGTTGCCATCAAGCAGGCATTTGACAGAAAGGAAATTGTTGCGCTGCATGGCGATCGTTTTGTAGAAGGCCAGCGCACCCACACCACGGAATTTTTCGGTAAACCCGCGCAATTTCCGCTAGGGCCCTTTATTCTTGCTGAGAAAATGAAGGTTCCGGTTCTGTATGTATTCTGCATGAAGCGCAGTGCACTAACCTACCATTTTTACGCGCACACCACAGAAGCTGCGCAAACTGCGGCCGAATATGCTGCACTTTTCAACCGGTTGTTGGAACAAAAAGTAATGGCATATCCCCACCAATGGTATAATTATTACGACTTTTGGGCTCTTAAAGAAGCGAACAACAATGGAAACCATGCTGGCAGATAA
- a CDS encoding beta-ketoacyl synthase, whose protein sequence is MVRITADHIATPLGLNTASNMAAIRRGDTAIRLLSDISWCQDVYGSAFSEHQWKEMEAATKGFDQNTRLERAMIFSITKVMRASGADLQSSDTRLLIATTKGNIDILEGEYKNPGRSLLYQLGTNIERALNTAQPVQIVSNACISGLLAIIVGARMIEAGHCNKVVVCGADLFSRFTLSGFQGFHAVSPEPCRPYDAARQGISLGEAVATCVLEKSDNTDFPRFIAGASANDANHISGPSRTGEGLYQAMKRVQEDSSTEYPGFISAHGTATSFNDEMECQAMNRMGLQEIPLHSMKGVFGHTLGAAGVLETVVGLHALREQWVPASLGFRKHGVTQPLNVVDKAFNAPVTTFLKTSSGFGGCNAAALFAL, encoded by the coding sequence ATGGTGCGCATCACTGCCGACCATATTGCCACGCCGCTCGGTTTAAATACTGCTTCCAATATGGCAGCGATCCGTCGCGGAGATACTGCCATCCGGCTGTTGAGCGACATCTCCTGGTGCCAGGACGTTTACGGATCTGCATTCAGTGAGCATCAGTGGAAAGAAATGGAAGCGGCCACCAAAGGCTTTGATCAAAATACTCGGCTGGAAAGGGCCATGATCTTTTCAATCACCAAGGTAATGAGGGCTTCCGGTGCTGATCTTCAAAGTTCTGATACGCGCCTGCTGATTGCTACCACCAAAGGCAACATTGACATCCTTGAAGGGGAGTACAAGAACCCCGGTCGCAGCTTACTTTACCAACTCGGCACGAACATAGAGCGCGCTTTGAACACTGCACAGCCTGTTCAGATTGTGTCCAATGCCTGCATTTCCGGATTGCTCGCCATTATTGTGGGTGCCCGCATGATTGAGGCGGGGCATTGCAACAAGGTGGTGGTTTGCGGTGCCGATCTTTTTTCTCGTTTCACCCTGAGCGGATTTCAAGGATTTCATGCGGTAAGCCCTGAACCATGCCGCCCCTATGATGCCGCCCGACAGGGTATTTCGCTTGGCGAGGCAGTGGCCACTTGCGTGCTTGAAAAGTCAGACAATACCGATTTTCCTCGCTTCATCGCCGGAGCGTCGGCCAATGACGCCAATCATATTTCCGGACCCTCTCGCACGGGAGAAGGACTTTACCAGGCCATGAAGCGGGTTCAGGAAGACAGCTCAACAGAGTACCCCGGTTTTATCTCAGCGCACGGCACGGCTACATCATTCAACGATGAAATGGAGTGCCAGGCCATGAATCGAATGGGCCTGCAGGAAATTCCGCTTCACAGCATGAAGGGAGTTTTTGGTCATACCCTAGGAGCCGCCGGAGTGCTCGAAACCGTGGTGGGGTTGCACGCCTTGCGTGAGCAGTGGGTGCCGGCCTCGTTGGGCTTCAGGAAGCATGGCGTAACACAGCCCTTGAACGTTGTGGACAAGGCGTTTAATGCTCCGGTAACCACATTTCTAAAAACTTCATCGGGCTTTGGAGGCTGCAATGCCGCTGCCTTGTTTGCGCTATGA